A single region of the Nicotiana sylvestris chromosome 6, ASM39365v2, whole genome shotgun sequence genome encodes:
- the LOC138871666 gene encoding uncharacterized protein — protein sequence MLFYGTEVVIPAEVEIPSLRIIQEVKLDNAKWVKSHYEQLALIDEKRMNVVCHAQLYQNRMSRAFNKRVKPRQFAPGQLVLQKKISHEDEAKGKFSPNWQGPYMVHRFLTGRALILVEMDGDVWPKPINSDAVKRYYV from the coding sequence ATGTTGTTTTAtggtacagaggttgtcattcctgctgaggtagaaattccttccctaaggatcatacaagaagttaaGCTCGACAACGCAaagtgggtaaaaagtcattatgagcaactagcccttatagacgaaaagagaatgaatgtagtctGCCATGCtcaactctatcagaatagaatgtctagagccttcaacaaaagagtcaagccaagacagttcgcaccgggACAGCTAgtattacaaaaaaaaatctcgcatgaagatgaagccaaagggaagttctctcccaactggcagggtccatacatggtccacCGGTTTTTGACAGGaagagccctcatacttgtagaaatggacggagatgtctggccaaagccgatcaattcagatgcagtcaagcgttactatgtgtaa